A window of the Gloeothece verrucosa PCC 7822 genome harbors these coding sequences:
- the galE gene encoding UDP-glucose 4-epimerase GalE, with the protein MSKKILVTGGAGYIGSHTVSKLSKAGYNVVVYDNLSTGSASAVLSGKLIVGSLEDKNLLYQIFSEYKFDAVLHFAASISVSESILKPLSYYNNNTCNTLQLLQCCQLFGINQFVFSSTAAVYGEPKENPITELSPTEPINPYGRSKLMSEYFIDDYARTSQFRYVILRYFNVAGAELKANIGPSSQKAEHLSKVCCDAALGRRPFVSIFGTDFPTPDGSAIRDYIHVEDLAQAHIDALRYLEQENSSQIFNCGYGQGYSVKEVIEKVKEISGVDFPVKEAPRRKGDPACVIACPDKIRQMLSWQPKYNNLDIIIKTTLNWEKKLIKKL; encoded by the coding sequence ATGAGTAAAAAAATATTAGTTACCGGTGGTGCTGGATATATTGGTTCTCATACAGTTAGTAAACTTTCAAAAGCGGGATATAATGTGGTTGTATATGATAATCTTTCGACAGGGTCTGCTTCTGCCGTTCTATCTGGAAAATTAATTGTTGGAAGTTTAGAAGATAAAAACTTACTTTATCAAATTTTTTCTGAGTATAAATTTGATGCTGTTTTACATTTTGCAGCCAGTATTTCTGTTTCTGAGTCTATACTGAAACCTCTTAGTTATTATAATAATAATACCTGTAACACTTTACAGTTGTTACAGTGTTGTCAACTTTTTGGTATTAACCAATTTGTGTTTTCTAGTACGGCAGCAGTATATGGAGAACCAAAAGAAAATCCTATTACTGAATTATCACCAACAGAACCTATTAATCCCTATGGTCGCTCTAAGCTCATGAGTGAATATTTTATAGATGATTATGCTAGAACATCACAATTTAGGTATGTAATTTTACGATATTTTAACGTGGCGGGAGCAGAACTCAAGGCCAACATCGGGCCATCATCTCAAAAAGCCGAACATTTGAGCAAAGTTTGTTGTGACGCGGCGTTGGGTCGTCGTCCTTTTGTAAGTATCTTTGGGACAGATTTCCCCACGCCAGATGGAAGCGCAATTCGAGATTACATTCATGTAGAAGATTTAGCTCAAGCTCATATTGATGCACTGCGTTATCTAGAACAGGAAAATTCGAGTCAGATCTTCAATTGTGGTTATGGACAAGGCTACAGTGTTAAAGAAGTCATCGAAAAGGTAAAGGAAATTTCAGGGGTAGACTTCCCTGTCAAAGAAGCCCCGAGACGAAAAGGAGATCCGGCTTGTGTCATCGCCTGTCCTGACAAAATTCGTCAGATGCTAAGTTGGCAACCAAAATACAACAATTTGGATATAATTATTAAGACTACTTTAAATTGGGAAAAAAAATTAATTAAGAAATTATAA
- a CDS encoding glycosyltransferase family 2 protein, producing the protein MELVSVIIIFFNGEKFFTEAIESIFAQTYENWELFLVDDGSTDSSTKIALNYTKKYPGKVYYLKHSNHENKGMSASRNLGIAHAKGNYIAFLDCDDIWMKNKLSEQIALFQTYPEAMMIYGKSLYWYSWTGKEEDKEQDIFYPLGVTPNNLIPPPKLLINLLKLNVQTPTSCNAIIRRQVFSELGSFENQFRTLYEDQVFFVKILLNSPVFVSDHIWAKYRQHSDSCTNNMFNDITKNIELYSQTRLVFLNWLKVYFKSQKVSHLELWFLLIKEIYLCQNPKLFRRWLLLKNALMSYWKNLTVNLIQRNS; encoded by the coding sequence ATGGAATTAGTATCTGTTATTATCATTTTTTTCAACGGTGAGAAATTTTTCACCGAAGCCATAGAAAGCATTTTTGCTCAAACTTATGAGAATTGGGAACTTTTTTTAGTGGATGATGGTTCAACTGATAGCAGTACAAAAATCGCCCTAAACTATACTAAAAAATATCCCGGAAAAGTTTATTATTTAAAGCATTCTAATCATGAAAATAAGGGAATGAGTGCTTCTCGAAATCTTGGTATTGCTCATGCTAAAGGCAATTATATTGCTTTTCTAGACTGTGATGATATTTGGATGAAAAACAAATTATCTGAACAAATTGCTCTTTTTCAAACATACCCCGAAGCAATGATGATATATGGTAAATCCCTATATTGGTATAGTTGGACAGGAAAAGAAGAAGACAAGGAACAAGATATTTTTTATCCCCTTGGTGTAACGCCAAATAATTTGATTCCTCCTCCAAAATTATTAATTAATTTATTAAAGTTAAATGTCCAAACTCCGACTTCTTGTAATGCAATTATTCGTCGGCAAGTTTTTTCCGAATTGGGGTCATTTGAAAATCAATTTCGCACCCTATATGAAGATCAAGTTTTTTTTGTTAAAATATTACTTAATTCTCCTGTTTTTGTTAGTGACCATATTTGGGCTAAATACAGACAACATTCTGACAGTTGTACGAATAATATGTTTAATGATATCACTAAAAATATAGAATTATATAGTCAAACTAGGCTTGTCTTTTTAAACTGGTTAAAAGTCTATTTTAAATCACAAAAAGTAAGTCATTTAGAACTCTGGTTTTTGTTAATTAAAGAAATCTATCTATGTCAAAACCCTAAATTATTTCGACGATGGCTTTTACTAAAAAATGCTTTGATGAGTTACTGGAAAAATTTAACCGTTAATTTAATTCAAAGGAACAGTTAA
- a CDS encoding glycosyltransferase family 2 protein, which translates to MSHQITYLVANYNNGKYIQDCLNSLLAQTNNQWLCLIADDKSTDNSLEIIAPFLSDKITLLQHEQNLGYIATLITLIENAKTDIVGILDPDDALEAEATEFVLKTYNNSPEAGLVYSKYDVYNEDLTLKISTGYSHKIPSKETSLFRGFISHLKTFRRTIYGKTKGLDQSMLYAEDRDLVFKLEEVSSVIFIDRVLYKYRYLENSQSHELEKQRIGDENYRRAYRNALNRRQIKGKQKFAHLLLFYSRQLGYRMLPNSLFHWFQLVVEKIALFLVK; encoded by the coding sequence ATGTCTCATCAAATAACTTATTTAGTCGCTAACTACAATAACGGAAAATATATTCAAGATTGTCTGAATTCCTTACTCGCACAAACCAATAACCAGTGGTTATGTTTAATCGCGGATGATAAAAGTACAGATAACTCCTTAGAAATAATAGCTCCTTTTTTATCGGACAAAATTACATTACTTCAACATGAGCAAAATCTGGGTTATATCGCAACTTTGATCACTTTAATAGAAAACGCTAAAACTGATATAGTCGGTATTTTAGATCCAGATGATGCTCTTGAAGCAGAAGCTACAGAATTTGTCTTAAAAACCTATAATAATAGTCCTGAAGCTGGTCTTGTTTATAGCAAATATGATGTTTATAACGAAGATTTAACCCTCAAAATAAGCACAGGTTATTCCCATAAAATACCTTCAAAAGAAACGAGTTTATTTCGTGGTTTTATTTCTCATCTTAAGACCTTTAGACGCACAATATATGGAAAAACCAAAGGACTTGACCAAAGTATGTTGTATGCGGAAGATCGAGATTTGGTATTTAAACTCGAAGAAGTTAGTTCCGTTATTTTTATTGATCGAGTATTATATAAATATCGCTATTTAGAAAATTCACAATCTCATGAATTGGAAAAACAGAGAATCGGAGACGAAAACTATCGCCGTGCTTATCGTAATGCTTTAAATCGCCGTCAGATTAAAGGAAAACAAAAATTTGCTCATCTATTATTGTTCTATAGTCGTCAGTTAGGTTATAGAATGCTACCCAACTCTTTGTTTCATTGGTTTCAATTAGTTGTGGAAAAAATAGCTTTGTTTCTGGTTAAATAA
- a CDS encoding sulfotransferase family protein, with amino-acid sequence MKPVISTSKKLINRTLKYCQQGSFIASRLWRYGELVPQTRYVFTDRKLIYLVVQKVACTSIKTTIARSYGIKVQQEEDIHLDQFLQSKLGRPKKNEYPEYTIFSFVRNPYDRLVSCYRDKVLDVKQRYSVPYFDTKLGYYPYYIPHDISFAEFVQIIVKIPDYLADNHFKSQYAILSSYGKLLPDFIGRMETLQQDWEKLAKTYNFDVNLAHLNSTQKTSFSKYYTQELVDLVYQRYQKDFEHLGYSQAKQALRQKIENNLQKK; translated from the coding sequence TTGAAACCAGTAATATCAACCTCTAAAAAATTAATTAATCGTACTTTAAAGTATTGTCAACAAGGAAGCTTCATAGCTTCTAGACTATGGCGTTATGGCGAGTTAGTTCCGCAAACAAGATACGTTTTTACAGATAGAAAATTGATTTATCTTGTTGTTCAAAAGGTTGCTTGTACCTCGATTAAAACTACAATTGCTCGTAGTTACGGTATTAAAGTTCAACAAGAGGAAGATATTCATCTCGATCAGTTTTTACAATCTAAATTAGGAAGACCCAAAAAGAATGAATACCCTGAATATACTATTTTCTCTTTTGTACGGAACCCTTATGATAGATTGGTTTCATGTTATAGAGACAAGGTACTTGATGTTAAACAAAGATATTCAGTGCCTTATTTCGACACAAAGTTAGGGTATTATCCTTATTATATACCTCATGATATTAGCTTTGCAGAATTTGTGCAAATCATCGTTAAAATACCAGACTATCTTGCTGATAATCATTTTAAATCTCAATATGCTATACTATCTTCTTATGGTAAGTTATTACCCGATTTTATTGGACGGATGGAAACGCTTCAACAAGACTGGGAAAAACTTGCTAAGACCTATAATTTTGATGTGAACTTAGCTCATCTAAACAGTACACAAAAAACAAGCTTTAGCAAGTATTACACTCAAGAATTAGTCGATTTAGTATATCAACGTTATCAGAAAGATTTTGAACACCTTGGTTACTCTCAAGCAAAACAAGCGTTACGACAAAAGATTGAAAATAATTTACAAAAAAAATAA
- a CDS encoding LicD family protein, which translates to MQFCTKNTLQCELNGSNSNFRYTEKGHNIPVCCATHLVELLFFVTHLLEEHNIPYFIYWGTLLGSIRHSGLIPWDYDVDIGILKDDFERVQVLKPIIKKNGFWFSNFAFEGEGCTIFYSRINHLHLDIEVWEADETYIKWSDYKLLKSEVFPLIKYPFYHKHLLGPNKIDSLLDYYGSDCLEYSYKNYDKSNVARKIRMTDFRPALINFKQNFESDEKITFADKLSQEVTVLKANLTYVIKKDDILGKIIILGRIILPFPLRDFLWRMIGIKIYRFFGLS; encoded by the coding sequence ATGCAATTTTGTACAAAAAATACATTACAATGCGAGCTTAATGGTTCTAACTCTAATTTTAGATATACAGAAAAGGGTCATAATATTCCTGTTTGCTGTGCTACTCATTTAGTTGAACTCTTATTTTTTGTTACTCATCTTTTAGAGGAACATAACATTCCTTACTTTATCTACTGGGGAACTCTTTTAGGAAGCATTAGACATAGTGGTTTAATTCCTTGGGATTATGATGTAGATATTGGAATTTTGAAGGATGATTTCGAGCGTGTTCAAGTTTTAAAACCAATCATTAAAAAAAATGGTTTTTGGTTTTCTAATTTTGCGTTTGAAGGTGAAGGTTGTACTATTTTTTATAGTAGAATAAATCATTTACACTTGGATATAGAAGTATGGGAAGCAGATGAAACATATATCAAATGGTCTGATTACAAACTACTAAAATCAGAAGTTTTTCCATTAATTAAATACCCTTTCTATCACAAGCATTTATTAGGGCCAAATAAAATTGACTCTTTATTAGATTATTATGGTTCAGATTGTTTAGAATACAGTTATAAAAACTATGATAAATCAAATGTTGCTCGAAAGATTAGAATGACCGATTTTCGTCCAGCATTAATTAATTTTAAACAAAATTTTGAATCCGATGAAAAAATCACTTTCGCTGATAAATTATCTCAAGAAGTAACTGTGTTAAAAGCCAATTTAACTTATGTAATAAAGAAAGATGACATTCTCGGAAAGATAATTATATTAGGAAGAATCATATTACCTTTCCCTTTGCGAGATTTTTTATGGCGAATGATTGGTATAAAAATATATCGTTTCTTTGGTTTATCCTAA
- a CDS encoding class I SAM-dependent methyltransferase, with translation MSNQWKIIWNKRQISHQYDSILESLMRANGYDSKFSMISEEEWKNYIFKQGKKLNISPNDSIFEVGCGSGAFLYPFYQQGHKIAGIDYSEPLIKLASETMLNGDFQVKEAINLNTENQCDIVVSSGVFIYFPTYEYGAEVLKKMQKLARKSIGIFDVSDLDKKEQALAKRKSILGEKEYEKKYRGLEHLFYSKDWFYQQLASESVKVIIEDQKIAEYDHADYRFNIYIHKI, from the coding sequence ATGAGTAATCAATGGAAAATCATTTGGAATAAACGTCAAATATCTCATCAATATGATTCAATTTTAGAGTCTTTGATGCGAGCTAATGGATATGATAGTAAATTTTCCATGATTAGTGAAGAGGAATGGAAAAATTATATTTTTAAACAAGGGAAAAAACTCAATATCAGTCCCAATGATTCAATTTTTGAGGTCGGTTGTGGTTCAGGTGCTTTCCTTTATCCATTTTATCAACAAGGACATAAAATTGCTGGTATAGATTATTCTGAACCTTTAATTAAATTAGCATCAGAAACAATGTTAAATGGAGATTTTCAAGTTAAAGAAGCTATTAATTTAAATACAGAAAATCAATGCGATATTGTTGTTTCCAGTGGCGTATTTATCTATTTTCCTACTTACGAATATGGGGCTGAAGTTCTCAAAAAAATGCAAAAACTTGCTCGTAAAAGTATCGGTATTTTTGATGTTTCTGATCTGGACAAAAAAGAACAAGCATTAGCTAAAAGAAAATCTATCTTAGGAGAAAAAGAATATGAAAAAAAATATCGAGGCTTAGAGCATTTGTTTTATAGCAAAGATTGGTTTTATCAGCAATTAGCAAGTGAATCTGTAAAAGTAATTATCGAAGATCAAAAGATAGCTGAATATGATCATGCTGATTACCGTTTTAATATCTATATTCATAAAATTTAA
- a CDS encoding aminotransferase class I/II-fold pyridoxal phosphate-dependent enzyme, whose product MKLENKNRFKVIILAAGYGRRMRPLTYHTHKTLLKIADKTVIQRIINSLLEFKITDINIVTGYQDAELKLYLKQTYPHLDFNYIYNPKYAETNNIYSLALAFENLKIDRDIILIEADLIFDSSILKHLLQSPHSNVALVDYYRLGMDGTVVTISTEKIITNVIPPHLQGSDFDFRDKYKTLNVYKFSQEFCANNFSKLLVFYAKTLDNNCYYEIILGLIIYLGKVEVYAELIQGKWAEIDDPNDLRIAEFVFNESIQQQILDASFGGFWNYDILDFCFLRNMYFPSNSLISEIKNNLTVLLQSYSSTQKMIDEKLSSYLYCESDYVITLNGASQIYPILEEYLKESKVLLPCPTFGEYPRIFKNCLTYSDQVGIDTNEILDKINDCNSVVIVNPNNPTGSVISTEFIYNLALTNPSKLIIVDESFINFSEEKSILELLKINPLNNVILLVSLSKILGIPGVRLGYIYCCNFELNNYIRHRISIWNLNSIAEFFLEIILKHRDMIQESYQKTKRDRHDFAEQLIRLPLVNQVYPSGANFLLVELDCETTFMAYLKEQLLKKYRIYIKDVSNRFTTSYSYLRLAVRNEEDNHKFSDSYLTVIKDYNIFKET is encoded by the coding sequence ATGAAACTAGAAAACAAAAATAGATTTAAAGTTATTATTCTTGCAGCAGGTTATGGTAGAAGAATGCGTCCCTTAACCTATCACACCCATAAAACTTTATTAAAAATAGCAGATAAAACCGTTATTCAAAGAATTATTAATTCATTATTAGAATTTAAAATAACTGACATCAATATTGTTACTGGTTATCAAGATGCTGAACTAAAATTATATTTAAAACAAACCTATCCTCACTTAGATTTCAACTATATTTATAATCCTAAATACGCAGAAACGAATAATATTTATTCCTTGGCACTCGCTTTTGAAAATTTAAAAATTGATCGAGATATTATCTTGATTGAAGCTGATCTTATTTTTGATTCATCTATTTTAAAGCATTTACTACAATCACCTCACAGTAATGTTGCTTTGGTTGATTATTATCGTCTTGGTATGGATGGTACGGTGGTGACAATTTCCACAGAAAAAATAATTACGAATGTTATTCCTCCTCATTTACAAGGTAGTGATTTTGATTTTAGGGATAAATATAAGACTTTAAATGTATATAAATTTTCTCAAGAATTTTGTGCAAATAACTTTAGCAAATTACTTGTTTTTTATGCTAAAACTTTAGACAATAATTGTTATTATGAAATTATTTTAGGGTTAATTATTTATCTCGGTAAAGTAGAAGTTTATGCAGAGTTAATTCAAGGTAAATGGGCAGAAATTGACGATCCTAACGATTTAAGAATCGCAGAGTTTGTCTTTAATGAAAGTATTCAACAGCAAATATTAGACGCTTCTTTTGGGGGTTTTTGGAATTACGATATCTTAGATTTTTGTTTTCTTCGTAATATGTATTTTCCCAGTAACTCTTTGATTTCAGAAATTAAAAATAATTTAACTGTATTGCTACAAAGTTACAGTTCGACTCAAAAGATGATTGATGAAAAACTGAGCAGTTATTTATATTGTGAATCAGATTATGTCATTACTCTAAATGGTGCTTCTCAAATTTATCCTATTTTAGAGGAATATTTAAAAGAAAGTAAGGTTTTATTGCCTTGTCCTACCTTTGGTGAATACCCTCGTATTTTCAAGAATTGTTTGACTTATTCTGATCAAGTAGGAATAGATACCAATGAAATTTTAGACAAAATCAATGATTGTAACTCGGTGGTTATAGTTAATCCCAATAACCCTACTGGGTCAGTTATTTCAACGGAATTTATTTATAATTTAGCCCTCACTAATCCAAGTAAATTAATTATCGTTGATGAGTCTTTTATTAATTTTTCTGAAGAAAAAAGTATTTTAGAATTATTAAAAATTAACCCCCTTAATAATGTTATCTTATTGGTTAGTTTAAGTAAGATATTGGGGATTCCAGGAGTTCGTTTAGGCTATATCTATTGTTGTAATTTTGAATTAAATAACTATATTCGTCATCGAATCTCTATTTGGAATCTAAATTCTATCGCTGAATTTTTCTTAGAAATTATCCTCAAGCATCGTGATATGATCCAAGAATCTTATCAAAAAACTAAGAGGGATCGTCACGATTTTGCAGAGCAACTAATCCGGTTACCTTTAGTGAATCAAGTTTATCCTAGTGGGGCTAACTTTTTGTTAGTAGAATTAGATTGTGAAACAACCTTTATGGCATACTTAAAAGAACAATTATTAAAAAAATATAGAATTTACATCAAAGATGTCTCTAATCGTTTTACAACCTCTTATTCTTACTTAAGGTTAGCGGTAAGAAATGAAGAAGATAATCATAAGTTTAGTGACAGTTATTTGACAGTTATCAAAGATTATAATATTTTTAAAGAAACGTAG
- a CDS encoding glycosyltransferase, with amino-acid sequence MENSLVSVIIPSYNSSKTIVKCLTALEAQVDCHRFEIIVVDSSNDATEMLIEERFPNIKLYHFDQKMYPGDARNYGVINSQGNILIFLDADCFVKPTWLKQIIEAHGQTDHPVVGGAIANGNPESYVGWGYYFSGFSQWMPQSHSFARTDIPTGCLSCKRWAFEKYGPFLEGGLCEDTLFTWKLADAGYQALFVPKIQVFHINIKDFGDLIKRKFKHGQNFAQLRVLEKNFSPIKQIIYAGGSFLLPFLITYRRSKDVIKSGTYIYQFILTLPVTLVGILCWSLGEFFGYAGIGKPLESSELIIRHKY; translated from the coding sequence ATGGAAAACTCCCTAGTTTCAGTTATCATTCCTTCGTACAACAGCAGTAAAACTATTGTCAAGTGTTTGACAGCCCTTGAAGCCCAAGTTGATTGCCATCGTTTTGAAATTATTGTTGTGGATAGCTCTAATGATGCCACAGAAATGCTGATTGAGGAAAGATTTCCCAATATCAAGCTTTATCATTTTGACCAAAAAATGTACCCAGGGGATGCCCGCAATTATGGAGTAATCAATTCTCAAGGAAATATTCTCATATTTCTAGATGCAGATTGTTTCGTTAAACCAACATGGCTTAAGCAAATTATAGAAGCCCATGGGCAAACGGATCATCCCGTCGTTGGCGGGGCGATCGCCAATGGCAATCCAGAAAGCTATGTAGGTTGGGGTTACTATTTCTCAGGATTTAGTCAATGGATGCCTCAATCACATTCATTTGCTCGCACTGATATTCCTACGGGCTGTCTATCCTGTAAACGATGGGCATTTGAAAAGTATGGACCCTTTTTAGAAGGTGGTTTATGTGAAGATACCCTATTTACTTGGAAATTAGCTGATGCTGGTTATCAAGCCTTATTTGTTCCTAAGATTCAGGTGTTTCACATTAACATTAAGGATTTCGGGGATTTAATAAAACGCAAATTCAAGCATGGACAAAACTTTGCTCAACTCAGAGTGTTAGAAAAAAATTTTTCCCCGATCAAGCAAATAATATACGCAGGGGGATCATTTCTTCTTCCCTTTTTAATTACCTATCGTCGTAGCAAGGATGTTATTAAATCAGGGACATATATATATCAATTTATACTCACATTGCCAGTAACATTGGTGGGAATTTTATGCTGGTCTTTAGGAGAATTTTTTGGGTACGCTGGCATAGGTAAACCCTTGGAGTCATCAGAGTTAATTATCAGACATAAATATTAA
- a CDS encoding glycosyltransferase family 2 protein translates to MSLSPFMSIVIPTYNRCEALKTCLDSIACLKYPRERFEIIIVDDGSKDPLDNLVNPYREQLHIKLIRQTNAGPAQARNTGANAASGEYLAFTDDDCILDENWLCALENGFSKTPNALLGGKTLNTLVDNPYSTASQLFIDYLYDYYNTKGTQATFFASNNFAIYRKLFDQVGQFDISFSLAAGEDREFCDRWLSSGYSLCYIPNAIIYHSHHLSLGKFWRQHYNYGCGAYCFHQLRSQGNKTSLKFQPLTFYWKLITYPLTTQSSPFPSLFLCSLLLLSQLANIFGFFTTKIFQPEIRKPVSKTI, encoded by the coding sequence ATGAGTCTGTCTCCATTTATGTCAATTGTTATTCCCACCTATAATCGTTGTGAAGCATTGAAAACCTGTCTGGACTCCATTGCTTGTCTTAAGTATCCAAGAGAGCGCTTTGAAATAATTATTGTTGATGATGGGAGTAAAGACCCCTTAGATAATTTAGTCAATCCTTACCGTGAGCAACTGCATATTAAATTAATTCGACAAACTAACGCAGGACCTGCCCAAGCACGGAACACGGGAGCAAATGCAGCATCTGGAGAGTATTTAGCCTTTACGGATGATGACTGCATTCTAGATGAAAACTGGCTTTGTGCTCTTGAAAATGGTTTTTCTAAAACTCCAAACGCCCTTTTAGGAGGAAAAACCCTCAACACCTTAGTGGACAACCCTTATTCAACAGCGAGTCAATTATTCATTGATTATCTTTATGATTATTACAACACAAAAGGCACTCAAGCCACCTTTTTTGCCTCTAATAATTTTGCCATATATCGGAAATTATTTGATCAAGTTGGGCAATTTGATATTAGCTTTTCTTTAGCAGCAGGAGAAGACCGAGAATTTTGTGATCGTTGGTTATCGTCTGGCTATTCATTATGTTATATTCCTAATGCAATTATCTATCATTCTCATCACCTAAGTTTAGGTAAATTTTGGCGACAACATTATAATTATGGTTGTGGTGCCTATTGTTTTCATCAACTTCGTTCCCAAGGAAATAAAACATCCCTAAAATTTCAACCATTAACCTTTTATTGGAAGCTAATTACTTATCCTTTGACCACACAATCTAGTCCTTTCCCATCCCTATTTCTTTGTAGCTTATTATTGCTCTCACAATTGGCTAATATTTTCGGATTTTTTACAACAAAAATTTTCCAACCTGAGATCAGGAAGCCTGTCAGTAAAACCATTTGA
- a CDS encoding NAD(P)/FAD-dependent oxidoreductase, with protein sequence MLTKNSDNLSSDDSDFPSTIVIGGGPAGLTAAYYLAQHDLRSIVLEKGDRVGGISRTETYKGYRFDIGGHRFFTKVPQIQHLWYEILGDEFIKVPRLSRIYYKGKYFNYPLDPLNAVWNLGILQSLLIIYSYLKVKVFPLPLEENFEEWVTNRFGERLYKTFFKSYTEKVWGIPCTQIRADWAAQRIKGLSLKKAIISAVFGTNDTKTLIKEFDYPLLGPGMMWERFQEKLEHQGCPIWLDTEVVKVKRQEQKIIGILVKKDGKIFEINGAQFINTMPITTLMNSLDPLPPEAVLKAADRLKYRDFLIVPLVIAQEHLFPDNWIYIHSPELKVGRIQNFKNWSPKMVPDFSKTCLGMEYFCSEGDQLWEMDDQNLIQLASEELVNLRLIDSLKKVEDGTVIRQKKAYPVYDAEYQQHLKIIQSYINTLENLQSVGRNGMHRYNNQDHSMLSALLAAENIMGANHNLWKVNTERSYHEEFMTKSKQEDNSI encoded by the coding sequence ATGCTGACGAAAAATTCTGATAATTTGAGTTCTGATGATTCTGATTTTCCTTCAACTATCGTTATTGGTGGAGGTCCTGCTGGATTAACTGCGGCTTATTATTTAGCTCAACATGATTTACGCTCCATTGTTTTAGAAAAAGGGGATCGAGTTGGAGGAATTTCGCGCACAGAAACTTACAAGGGTTATCGTTTTGATATTGGAGGACACCGCTTTTTTACTAAAGTTCCTCAAATACAGCATTTATGGTATGAGATATTAGGGGATGAGTTTATTAAAGTTCCGCGTCTATCTCGTATTTATTATAAAGGTAAATATTTTAATTATCCTTTAGACCCCCTAAATGCTGTGTGGAATTTAGGAATTTTACAAAGTTTACTGATTATTTATAGTTATTTGAAAGTTAAAGTTTTTCCTTTACCCCTAGAAGAAAATTTTGAAGAATGGGTTACTAATCGTTTTGGTGAACGTTTGTATAAAACTTTTTTTAAAAGTTATACGGAGAAAGTCTGGGGAATTCCCTGTACTCAAATCCGGGCAGATTGGGCTGCACAACGTATTAAAGGATTATCTCTAAAAAAAGCGATTATCAGTGCTGTTTTCGGGACTAATGATACTAAAACTTTGATTAAAGAATTTGATTACCCTTTGTTGGGTCCGGGCATGATGTGGGAACGGTTTCAAGAAAAATTAGAACATCAGGGTTGTCCAATATGGCTGGATACAGAAGTGGTTAAAGTCAAACGACAAGAGCAAAAAATTATCGGAATTCTCGTCAAAAAAGACGGCAAAATTTTTGAGATAAACGGCGCTCAATTTATTAATACTATGCCGATTACGACTTTAATGAACAGTTTAGATCCTTTACCTCCCGAAGCGGTTTTAAAAGCGGCTGATCGCCTTAAATATCGAGATTTTTTAATCGTTCCTCTTGTAATTGCTCAAGAACATCTTTTTCCGGACAATTGGATTTATATCCATAGTCCAGAATTGAAAGTAGGACGAATTCAAAATTTTAAAAATTGGAGTCCAAAAATGGTTCCCGATTTTTCTAAAACCTGTTTGGGAATGGAATATTTTTGTAGCGAGGGAGATCAACTGTGGGAAATGGACGATCAAAATTTAATTCAACTTGCTAGTGAAGAACTCGTCAATCTCAGATTGATAGATAGTCTTAAAAAAGTAGAAGATGGAACAGTTATTCGCCAAAAGAAAGCTTATCCAGTTTATGATGCGGAGTACCAGCAACATCTAAAAATTATTCAATCCTATATAAATACTTTAGAAAATTTACAATCGGTAGGACGTAACGGAATGCACCGTTACAATAATCAAGATCATTCAATGCTATCAGCACTCTTAGCGGCAGAGAATATTATGGGAGCGAATCATAATTTATGGAAAGTTAATACAGAACGCTCTTATCATGAAGAATTCATGACTAAATCTAAACAAGAAGATAACAGTATTTAA
- a CDS encoding HNH endonuclease, with protein MCGADRFYTSLAVKEVCRHALEKHHIERKSKGGSNADKNLLLVHLHCHDQLHRVELMAQEKVLVVH; from the coding sequence ATCTGCGGAGCAGATCGCTTCTATACTTCTCTGGCTGTAAAAGAAGTTTGCAGACACGCCCTAGAGAAACACCATATCGAAAGGAAGTCAAAAGGAGGCAGTAACGCCGACAAGAATCTCTTGTTGGTACACCTACACTGTCACGACCAATTACACCGCGTAGAGTTGATGGCACAAGAAAAGGTGCTAGTCGTACACTGA